In Brevundimonas subvibrioides, a genomic segment contains:
- a CDS encoding polysaccharide biosynthesis/export family protein — protein sequence MKRSVLAVLILATLGGCSTVPRDGPSGRAIERGAEAGANGASYAIVPLDYAVAERIKATAAPYGGSLAAAASTRPIDVIGEGDQLIVSVFEPGGALFGGGSSSTNVRSGGQALPAATVDRAGAVSVPYAGSVHVAGLTTTEAAAAIRRALVGKVGNPQVSVALAENASNTVTVLGEVRSPGRKPLSVNSNTILDVIAAAGGSARPTQDVRVDVRRGDQTYSAPLTSVSSEFAENIRLQAGDLVSLSYVPRRYSTFGALGAITQVDMPAGETTLAGALSRVGGLNDGAANARSVMVFRFERPEVAQALGITQPATIRGVPVIYRLNLEEGEGLFTAGSFLIQPEDIIYAPRALSAEVSKFFGLIQQVTRVVYDLSVTSTLTNN from the coding sequence ATGAAACGCTCCGTGCTTGCCGTGCTGATTCTCGCCACCCTGGGCGGATGCTCCACCGTGCCGCGCGACGGTCCGTCGGGACGGGCCATCGAGCGCGGCGCAGAGGCCGGCGCCAACGGAGCCTCCTATGCCATCGTGCCACTGGACTATGCCGTGGCCGAAAGGATCAAGGCGACGGCCGCCCCCTATGGGGGTTCCCTCGCCGCTGCCGCCAGCACCCGGCCGATCGACGTCATTGGCGAGGGCGATCAGCTGATCGTTTCGGTCTTCGAGCCAGGCGGAGCCCTGTTCGGCGGCGGTTCGTCCAGCACCAATGTTCGTTCGGGAGGGCAGGCCCTGCCTGCGGCGACGGTCGATCGGGCCGGTGCGGTCAGTGTCCCCTATGCCGGCTCGGTTCATGTGGCCGGACTGACCACCACCGAGGCGGCCGCGGCCATCCGGCGCGCGCTCGTCGGCAAGGTCGGCAACCCCCAGGTCAGTGTCGCGCTGGCCGAGAACGCCTCCAACACCGTGACGGTCCTGGGCGAGGTCCGCTCGCCGGGTCGCAAGCCGCTGTCTGTCAACTCCAACACCATTCTGGATGTCATCGCCGCGGCCGGCGGTTCGGCGCGTCCGACGCAGGACGTCCGGGTCGATGTCCGACGCGGTGACCAGACCTATTCGGCACCCCTGACCTCCGTCTCTTCCGAATTCGCCGAGAACATCCGGCTCCAGGCCGGCGATCTGGTCAGCCTGTCCTACGTCCCCCGCCGCTACAGCACCTTCGGTGCCCTGGGCGCGATCACCCAGGTGGACATGCCTGCGGGCGAGACCACCCTGGCCGGGGCGCTCAGCCGGGTCGGCGGTCTGAACGACGGTGCCGCCAATGCGCGTTCGGTCATGGTGTTCCGGTTCGAGCGCCCCGAGGTGGCCCAGGCCCTGGGGATCACCCAGCCCGCGACGATCCGGGGTGTACCGGTCATCTATCGCCTGAATCTGGAAGAGGGCGAAGGCCTGTTCACGGCCGGGAGCTTCCTGATCCAGCCGGAGGACATCATCTATGCGCCGCGCGCCCTGTCGGCCGAGGTCAGCAAGTTCTTCGGCCTGATCCAGCAGGTGACCCGCGTCGTCTACGACCTGTCGGTGACGAGCACCCTGACCAACAACTAG
- the argB gene encoding acetylglutamate kinase, giving the protein MDELERQSEERGWATAKTLAEALPYIQIYDRETVVIKYGGHAMGETAVARQFAADVVLLKLMGVNPVVVHGGGPQISAMLDKAGVKSNFVDGLRVTDRDTMAVAEMVLSGAVNKEIAHWISVAGREADVRGIGLSGKDAGLLTVEKTTRTKRDPDSLIEHEVDLGFVGEPTKVDPKLIAGLIASETDDWVPVIAPIGVAEDGQTYNVNADTVAGAVAGSLNAKRMLLLTDVKGVLDKKGDIIRQMTLAEAQGLIDDGTASGGMIPKLQTAMDAVRAGVEAVVILDGRRPHAMLVELFTEYGAGTLVKA; this is encoded by the coding sequence ATGGACGAACTCGAACGCCAATCCGAGGAGCGGGGCTGGGCCACGGCGAAGACGCTGGCCGAGGCTCTGCCCTATATCCAGATCTATGACCGCGAGACCGTGGTCATCAAATACGGCGGCCATGCCATGGGCGAGACGGCCGTCGCCCGGCAGTTCGCAGCTGACGTCGTGCTGCTGAAGCTGATGGGCGTGAATCCGGTCGTAGTGCACGGCGGCGGGCCGCAGATCAGCGCCATGCTGGACAAGGCGGGGGTGAAGTCGAACTTCGTCGACGGCCTGCGGGTCACCGATCGCGACACCATGGCGGTCGCGGAAATGGTCCTGTCGGGCGCGGTCAACAAGGAGATCGCTCACTGGATCAGTGTCGCCGGCAGGGAGGCCGACGTGCGCGGCATCGGCCTGTCGGGCAAGGATGCCGGCCTGCTGACGGTCGAGAAGACCACCCGCACCAAACGCGACCCCGACAGCCTGATCGAGCACGAGGTCGACCTGGGCTTCGTGGGCGAACCCACGAAAGTCGATCCCAAGCTGATCGCTGGACTGATCGCCTCGGAGACCGACGACTGGGTGCCCGTGATCGCGCCGATCGGCGTGGCTGAGGACGGCCAGACCTACAACGTCAATGCGGACACTGTGGCCGGTGCCGTGGCCGGGTCGCTGAACGCCAAGCGGATGCTGCTGCTGACGGACGTCAAGGGCGTGCTGGACAAGAAGGGCGACATCATCCGCCAGATGACCCTGGCCGAGGCACAGGGTCTGATCGACGACGGCACGGCGTCCGGCGGCATGATCCCCAAGCTGCAGACCGCCATGGACGCGGTGCGGGCCGGCGTGGAGGCTGTGGTCATCCTGGACGGGCGGCGGCCCCACGCCATGCTGGTCGAACTGTTCACCGAATACGGCGCGGGGACGCTGGTGAAGGCGTGA
- a CDS encoding pyrimidine 5'-nucleotidase has translation MSVDLSHVDTWVFDLDDTLYPREQGVMGLVQGRINAFMVDAVGLPADEAKVLQKQFLNEHGTTLAGLMANYAIDPEKFLREVHDVPLDTLEPNPRLDAVLDGLPGRKYVLTNGARFHAARVLERIGITDRFDGVFAIEDMDLTPKPAPSTYRHFVERFRITPHRAVFFEDTPRNLAPAKALGMATVLIGDGHGHEIGDWVDARAPDLLDFLHPLSMKDAA, from the coding sequence GTGAGTGTCGATCTAAGCCATGTCGACACCTGGGTCTTCGACCTGGACGACACCCTGTATCCGCGCGAGCAGGGGGTGATGGGTCTGGTCCAGGGGCGGATCAACGCCTTCATGGTCGATGCCGTGGGCCTGCCCGCCGACGAGGCGAAGGTGCTTCAGAAGCAGTTCCTGAACGAACACGGCACGACCCTGGCCGGGCTGATGGCCAACTATGCGATCGATCCGGAAAAATTCCTGCGCGAGGTCCACGACGTGCCGCTGGACACGCTGGAGCCGAACCCCCGGCTGGACGCGGTCCTGGACGGTCTGCCGGGCCGGAAATACGTCCTGACCAACGGCGCGCGATTCCATGCGGCGCGCGTGCTGGAGCGGATCGGGATCACCGACCGGTTCGACGGCGTCTTCGCCATCGAGGACATGGACCTGACCCCCAAGCCCGCGCCATCGACCTATCGCCATTTCGTGGAGCGGTTCCGGATCACGCCGCACCGCGCCGTCTTCTTCGAGGACACGCCGCGCAATCTGGCCCCCGCCAAGGCACTGGGCATGGCCACCGTCCTGATCGGCGACGGCCATGGCCACGAGATCGGCGACTGGGTCGATGCCCGCGCGCCCGATCTGCTCGACTTCCTGCACCCCCTGTCGATGAAGGACGCCGCATGA
- a CDS encoding FkbM family methyltransferase, with product MSAEGDIDRIVQEAHFPIGSAPGVMVEIGAAHPDDLSISRRFRDMGWRIVAVEPNPVFCEEHRKRGYDVLQFACSDHDSDDASFTVVESRDSIYHGVNVTFESFSSLGLRDKFAELHGTVETRTFQIPVLVRRLDRLMAEFAPDVTGIDLLAIDVEGWELDVMRGFDLERFAPRVVILENLFDDPAYRDYMVERGYRLWDTIVPNEVYVRMSRQS from the coding sequence ATGTCCGCCGAGGGGGATATCGACCGGATCGTCCAGGAAGCACATTTTCCGATCGGGTCGGCACCCGGCGTCATGGTCGAGATCGGAGCTGCGCATCCGGACGACCTGTCCATCAGCCGCCGTTTTCGCGACATGGGCTGGCGGATCGTGGCGGTCGAGCCCAACCCGGTCTTCTGCGAGGAACATCGCAAAAGGGGCTATGACGTGCTGCAGTTTGCCTGCAGCGACCACGATAGCGATGATGCGAGCTTCACCGTCGTCGAGAGCCGGGACTCGATCTACCATGGCGTCAACGTAACGTTTGAATCGTTTTCGTCTCTGGGCCTGCGGGACAAGTTCGCCGAGCTGCACGGGACGGTCGAAACCCGGACATTCCAGATCCCGGTTCTGGTCCGTCGCCTGGATCGCCTGATGGCAGAGTTCGCACCGGACGTGACCGGCATCGATCTGCTCGCGATCGACGTGGAAGGCTGGGAGCTGGATGTCATGCGCGGCTTCGATCTGGAGCGCTTTGCCCCCCGCGTCGTGATTCTCGAGAATCTGTTCGATGACCCCGCTTATCGGGACTATATGGTGGAGCGCGGCTACAGGCTCTGGGACACCATCGTCCCGAACGAGGTCTATGTCCGGATGAGCCGTCAGAGCTGA
- a CDS encoding isoaspartyl peptidase/L-asparaginase family protein has translation MITRALAAFLAALALGTSAAAQDRPVWSFAIHGGAGVIERANLSPEQDAAYRASLARALEAGAEVLRNGGAALDAVEAAIQRMEDDPLFNAGRGAVFTAAGRNELDAAVMNGADLTAGAVAGLTTTRHPIAAARAVMEQSPHVMLIGEGADTFAASVGLEQVDPSFFFTERRWQGLESYLRQNNLPIPDRPAGAPAAPVGVLAATDPGMPPLNERKFGTVGAVALDSAGHLAAGTSTGGTTGKRWGRVGDVPVLGAGTYASNRDGCAVSATGDGEYYIRASVARDICARIADGASGQAAARAEVEDALSLGGYGGVIVMDAQGIPAFAMTTSGMYRGRIGPDSPAAVAIYADEQ, from the coding sequence ATGATCACCCGCGCCCTTGCCGCATTCCTGGCAGCCCTCGCCCTCGGCACTTCGGCCGCCGCCCAGGATCGGCCAGTCTGGTCCTTCGCCATTCACGGCGGGGCCGGTGTGATCGAACGGGCCAATCTGTCGCCCGAGCAGGACGCCGCCTACCGCGCGTCGCTGGCCCGGGCGCTGGAGGCAGGCGCCGAGGTTCTGCGCAATGGCGGCGCGGCGCTGGATGCGGTCGAGGCCGCGATCCAGCGGATGGAGGACGATCCCCTGTTCAACGCCGGGCGCGGCGCGGTATTCACGGCCGCGGGCAGGAACGAGCTGGACGCCGCAGTCATGAACGGCGCGGACCTGACGGCCGGGGCGGTCGCAGGCCTGACCACCACCCGCCACCCGATCGCGGCGGCCCGCGCGGTGATGGAACAGAGCCCTCACGTCATGCTGATCGGCGAGGGGGCGGACACCTTCGCCGCCTCGGTCGGGCTGGAACAGGTCGATCCGTCCTTCTTCTTCACCGAGCGGCGCTGGCAGGGGCTGGAGAGCTATCTGCGTCAGAACAATCTGCCGATTCCCGACAGGCCCGCGGGTGCGCCCGCCGCGCCGGTCGGCGTTCTGGCGGCCACCGATCCCGGCATGCCGCCACTGAACGAGCGCAAGTTCGGCACCGTCGGTGCCGTCGCCCTCGACAGCGCGGGCCATCTGGCGGCGGGGACCTCGACCGGCGGCACGACCGGCAAGCGCTGGGGCCGGGTCGGCGACGTGCCGGTGCTGGGCGCGGGCACCTATGCATCCAACCGCGACGGCTGCGCGGTCTCGGCGACGGGCGACGGCGAATACTACATCCGCGCCTCGGTCGCCCGGGACATCTGCGCCCGCATCGCGGACGGTGCGAGCGGGCAGGCTGCGGCCCGGGCCGAGGTCGAGGACGCCCTGTCGCTGGGCGGCTATGGCGGCGTCATCGTCATGGATGCGCAAGGGATCCCCGCCTTCGCCATGACCACTTCGGGCATGTATCGCGGCCGGATCGGTCCCGACAGCCCCGCGGCCGTGGCCATCTATGCCGACGAACAATGA
- the hppD gene encoding 4-hydroxyphenylpyruvate dioxygenase, with amino-acid sequence MDDLTAHTATPDATIPALENPLGVDGFEFVEFTGPDPQAMIRQIEIMGFVQTHVNPRNGVVRMKQGDITFLVHTKPEGHAGEFARDHGPSANGMAFRVNDARAAYDAAVSRGAHPADAQNGGALGEGAYVLRGIGGSLLYIIDAYGEGGSLYDSWDEIEGWEEAERRNNVGLHLLDHLTHNVKRGQMRTWSGFYGDVFAFEEQKYFDIKGKATGLFSQAMIAPDRAIRIPLNESQDDNSQIEEFLKRYNGEGIQHIALATDDIFATVEAMRERGVRFQDTIETYFELIDKRLPNHGHDVERMRRNRILIDGSDEEGLLLQIFTQDTFGPIFFEIIQRKGNEGFGNGNFQALFDSIELDQIRRGVIKVDAH; translated from the coding sequence ATGGACGACCTGACCGCGCATACCGCGACGCCGGACGCCACGATTCCCGCTCTCGAGAATCCGCTGGGCGTGGACGGCTTCGAGTTCGTGGAGTTCACCGGCCCCGACCCGCAGGCCATGATCCGGCAGATCGAGATCATGGGCTTCGTCCAGACCCATGTGAACCCGAGGAACGGCGTCGTCCGCATGAAGCAGGGCGACATCACCTTCCTGGTCCACACGAAACCGGAGGGGCACGCCGGCGAGTTTGCCCGCGACCACGGCCCGTCCGCCAACGGTATGGCCTTCCGTGTCAACGATGCCCGGGCCGCCTATGACGCGGCGGTGTCGCGCGGGGCTCACCCGGCCGACGCCCAGAATGGCGGTGCCCTCGGCGAGGGTGCCTATGTCCTGCGCGGCATCGGCGGGTCCCTGCTGTACATCATCGACGCCTATGGCGAGGGCGGCTCCCTCTATGACAGCTGGGACGAGATCGAGGGCTGGGAAGAGGCGGAACGCCGGAACAACGTCGGCCTGCACCTGCTCGACCATCTGACCCACAATGTGAAACGCGGCCAGATGCGGACCTGGTCCGGCTTCTACGGCGACGTTTTCGCCTTCGAGGAGCAGAAATATTTCGACATCAAGGGCAAGGCGACAGGCCTGTTCTCGCAGGCCATGATCGCGCCCGACCGTGCCATCCGCATCCCCCTGAACGAGAGCCAGGACGACAACTCCCAGATCGAGGAGTTCCTGAAGCGCTACAACGGCGAAGGCATCCAGCACATCGCCCTGGCGACCGACGACATCTTCGCCACCGTCGAGGCGATGCGCGAGCGCGGCGTCCGGTTCCAGGATACGATCGAGACCTATTTCGAGCTGATCGACAAACGCCTGCCGAACCACGGGCACGACGTGGAACGCATGCGCCGGAATCGCATCCTGATCGACGGGTCGGACGAGGAGGGCCTGCTGCTGCAGATCTTCACCCAGGACACCTTCGGCCCGATCTTCTTCGAGATCATCCAGAGGAAGGGCAACGAGGGCTTCGGCAACGGCAACTTCCAGGCCCTGTTCGATTCCATCGAGCTGGACCAGATCCGCCGCGGCGTCATCAAGGTCGACGCTCATTAA
- a CDS encoding methyltransferase domain-containing protein: MSFDLSPVLHAGRTANLARTRADGKVLVSIGAAGQWYFDWIDATCGAPARHIGVEYYSAPPAVLPDNVEWVANTAGSMPDVESGVADLLVSGQNIEHLWQEEVAGFLAEAHRVLRPGGRMIIDSPNRAITQIYGGAHPEHMVELTVDEAEALVTAAGFDVQRVAGILLCRDGATGEVLPIDGLADISPPTLVFRSVAAIDDAENSYLWWIEAVRADREPDMARVQEIIARYWATGWPERMDRLVTTIGKPETLADGRLAWQSGIGDNGPLSFGPYAPIKAGRYRTTLNVMRTTDIKPGQILGHVDVIFDDGSIIECRTELTGKMLPKGEWKPITLEFELADMRFGFQNRLFSYGVAGLRVERRLTFTAP; this comes from the coding sequence TTGTCTTTTGATCTGAGCCCCGTTCTGCACGCTGGCAGGACGGCCAACCTGGCCCGTACGCGCGCAGATGGAAAAGTCCTGGTCAGTATAGGTGCTGCCGGTCAATGGTATTTCGACTGGATCGATGCAACCTGTGGCGCGCCGGCGCGTCATATTGGTGTCGAATACTATTCGGCACCTCCCGCGGTCCTGCCGGATAACGTGGAGTGGGTCGCCAATACCGCTGGATCGATGCCTGACGTCGAGAGCGGCGTCGCCGATCTGCTGGTGTCGGGCCAGAATATCGAACACCTGTGGCAGGAGGAGGTCGCCGGCTTCCTGGCCGAGGCGCACCGGGTGCTCCGCCCCGGCGGCCGCATGATCATCGATAGCCCGAACCGGGCGATCACACAGATCTACGGCGGCGCCCATCCCGAGCACATGGTCGAACTGACGGTCGACGAGGCCGAGGCGCTGGTGACGGCGGCCGGTTTCGACGTGCAGCGGGTCGCCGGCATCCTGCTGTGTCGCGACGGGGCGACGGGCGAGGTTTTGCCGATCGATGGCCTGGCGGACATCTCCCCGCCCACCCTGGTCTTCCGATCCGTCGCGGCCATCGACGATGCCGAAAACTCCTATCTCTGGTGGATCGAGGCGGTCCGGGCCGACCGGGAGCCCGACATGGCCAGGGTGCAGGAGATCATCGCCCGGTACTGGGCGACCGGCTGGCCGGAACGGATGGACCGACTGGTGACCACGATCGGAAAGCCGGAGACCCTGGCCGATGGACGGTTGGCGTGGCAGTCCGGGATTGGCGATAACGGCCCGTTGTCCTTCGGGCCGTATGCGCCGATCAAGGCGGGGCGGTATCGCACCACATTGAATGTGATGCGCACCACCGACATCAAGCCCGGCCAGATCCTGGGCCATGTCGATGTAATTTTCGACGACGGCTCCATCATTGAGTGCCGCACGGAACTGACCGGCAAGATGCTGCCGAAAGGTGAATGGAAACCGATCACGCTCGAG
- a CDS encoding YqaA family protein codes for MLRKMYDWVFTLARSPHAEKALAAVSVAEASIFPIPIEVMLAPMILSRPERAYRFAAIASIGSVIGGVLGYLIGFYLTDLGQGLMRLLGHADGLAEFQHWYDRFGVWVILIKGLTPIPYKLVTIASGLAHFNFGIFVLASVVTRSARFFMEAWVLKTWGPAMLEVVERRLALWSVVGLVVFIGGFAALKLL; via the coding sequence ATGCTGAGAAAGATGTACGACTGGGTCTTCACCCTGGCCCGCAGCCCCCATGCCGAAAAGGCGCTGGCCGCCGTGTCGGTCGCCGAGGCGTCGATCTTTCCCATTCCCATCGAGGTCATGCTGGCTCCGATGATCCTGTCGCGGCCGGAGCGGGCCTACCGGTTCGCGGCGATCGCCTCGATCGGCTCGGTGATCGGCGGCGTGCTGGGCTATCTGATCGGCTTCTACCTGACCGACCTGGGACAGGGACTGATGCGGCTGCTGGGTCACGCCGACGGCCTGGCGGAGTTCCAGCACTGGTACGACCGGTTCGGCGTCTGGGTCATTCTGATCAAGGGTCTGACGCCCATCCCCTACAAGCTGGTGACCATCGCCTCGGGCCTCGCCCATTTCAACTTCGGCATCTTCGTTCTGGCCTCGGTCGTGACGCGAAGCGCGCGATTCTTCATGGAGGCCTGGGTGCTGAAAACCTGGGGGCCAGCCATGCTGGAGGTCGTCGAGCGTCGCCTGGCGCTGTGGAGCGTGGTCGGCCTGGTCGTCTTCATCGGCGGTTTTGCGGCGCTGAAGCTGCTCTGA
- a CDS encoding class I SAM-dependent methyltransferase codes for MRRSLTNTGEFTTLHAQPYAIPIFLIPEAIDGRIEIFEPTLESPSSQMCTASQADEEHYRRFCETAGFPPDELHRKYWEWSFIYRVIEDAGLFGRGARGLVFAVGTEPLPAMFVARGCDILASDGPQDAKDMWASAGEHSDTVEALYKPGICSLDDMRCHVETRTIDMLDLPDDIGGFDFLWSSCSIEHLGGIEIAGDFVKNAMRMLKPGGIAVHTTEFNLSSNTATIDGWPTCIFRKTDLEALTRDLVGLGHSVSDWNFWPGANGERDAHIDYPPHAPPHLKIGLYQFTATSIGMIIRNAGADFAGPPARQGASAVPGL; via the coding sequence TTGAGGCGATCCCTGACCAATACCGGGGAGTTCACCACGCTCCACGCCCAACCCTATGCCATTCCGATCTTTCTCATTCCGGAAGCGATCGACGGGCGGATAGAAATCTTCGAACCGACCCTCGAGTCACCCTCTTCCCAGATGTGCACGGCCAGCCAGGCCGACGAGGAGCACTATCGCAGGTTCTGCGAAACAGCCGGATTTCCGCCTGATGAGCTGCACCGCAAATACTGGGAGTGGAGTTTCATCTATCGCGTCATCGAGGACGCGGGATTGTTCGGAAGGGGTGCGCGTGGCCTTGTTTTCGCCGTCGGGACCGAGCCTCTGCCCGCCATGTTCGTCGCGCGGGGTTGCGATATCCTGGCGTCTGACGGGCCGCAGGACGCCAAGGACATGTGGGCCTCCGCTGGCGAGCATTCGGACACCGTCGAGGCGCTCTACAAGCCGGGCATCTGCTCGCTCGACGACATGAGGTGCCATGTCGAAACGCGAACCATCGACATGCTGGACCTGCCTGACGACATAGGCGGCTTCGACTTTTTGTGGTCGTCCTGTTCCATCGAACATCTGGGCGGCATCGAAATCGCCGGCGACTTCGTCAAAAATGCCATGCGGATGCTGAAACCGGGCGGCATTGCAGTGCATACGACCGAGTTCAACCTGTCCTCAAACACGGCCACCATTGATGGCTGGCCCACGTGCATCTTTCGAAAGACGGACCTCGAGGCCCTGACGCGGGATCTCGTCGGCCTGGGACACAGCGTGAGCGACTGGAACTTCTGGCCCGGGGCCAATGGCGAGCGCGACGCCCACATCGATTATCCGCCGCACGCGCCTCCACATCTGAAAATCGGACTGTACCAATTCACGGCGACCAGCATCGGGATGATCATCCGAAACGCCGGAGCCGATTTCGCTGGCCCGCCGGCGCGGCAGGGCGCGTCTGCCGTTCCCGGCCTTTGA
- the dapD gene encoding 2,3,4,5-tetrahydropyridine-2,6-dicarboxylate N-succinyltransferase, producing MTDHTALEAVIESAWDARAELTPATGGETRKAVETAIALLDSGQARVASRGEDGVWTTHQWLKKAVLLSFRLNDNEIMRGGDRGLSSPAPGVGPWYDKVPNKFGDWTGNDFREAGFRAVPGSIVRKGAFIGRNVVLMPSFVNIGAYVDDGSMVDGWATVGSCAQIGKNVHLSGGVGIGGVLEPLQANPTIIEDNCFIGARSEVVEGVIVREGAVLAMGVYISSSTRIVDRATGEVLRGEVPAYSVVVPGALPDPNGGPSLYCAVIVKRVDAQTRAKTAINDLLRD from the coding sequence ATGACCGACCACACCGCTCTGGAAGCCGTGATCGAATCCGCCTGGGACGCGCGGGCCGAGCTGACGCCCGCGACCGGCGGCGAGACCCGCAAGGCGGTCGAGACCGCCATCGCCCTGCTGGACTCGGGGCAGGCCCGCGTGGCCTCGCGTGGCGAGGACGGCGTCTGGACGACGCATCAGTGGCTGAAGAAGGCGGTGCTGCTGTCCTTCCGGCTGAACGACAACGAGATCATGCGCGGCGGCGACCGCGGTCTGTCCTCGCCCGCGCCGGGCGTCGGTCCCTGGTATGACAAGGTGCCCAACAAGTTCGGCGACTGGACCGGCAATGACTTCAGGGAAGCGGGTTTCCGCGCCGTGCCGGGCTCCATCGTGAGGAAGGGTGCCTTCATCGGCAGGAACGTCGTCCTGATGCCCAGCTTCGTGAACATCGGGGCCTATGTCGACGACGGGTCGATGGTCGACGGCTGGGCCACGGTCGGGTCCTGCGCCCAGATCGGCAAGAATGTGCACCTGTCGGGTGGCGTCGGGATCGGCGGGGTGCTGGAGCCGCTCCAGGCCAATCCGACCATCATCGAGGACAACTGCTTCATCGGCGCGCGCTCCGAGGTCGTCGAGGGCGTGATCGTGCGCGAAGGCGCGGTCCTGGCCATGGGCGTCTATATCTCGTCCTCGACCAGGATCGTGGACCGGGCGACCGGAGAGGTCCTGCGCGGCGAGGTTCCGGCCTATTCGGTCGTGGTGCCGGGCGCCCTGCCCGACCCCAACGGCGGGCCGTCGCTTTACTGCGCCGTGATCGTCAAGCGCGTGGACGCACAGACCCGCGCCAAGACGGCGATCAACGACCTGCTGCGGGACTGA